The Hippoglossus hippoglossus isolate fHipHip1 chromosome 2, fHipHip1.pri, whole genome shotgun sequence DNA segment CCATACATGTGTGACATACAATAATAGGTGTTTTTCTGTGTAGCCACATTATATATTGTTATAGCATACAGCCTATGTAAAGCTAAACCCTAATATATACCGACATGATCATTTCCTATACGGTGGATCTGGCTTCATCACCTGATCTGGCACCCCTGACTTTAGGATGgatcttttgtaaaaaaaatctagCATTAAGAActtcaaatgcatttttctgaGTTTTAGATTTTACAGTAAACCTGATACCATGCAGTGCAACACAATCCACAAAGAAGGGAGAAACATTAaagaggcccccccccccagaagcTGATTGTTTCATGGTGGTTATGTTCTAAAGTGCggaggagaaagatggaggtGGTTGCTTTTATAGTGTCCCGCCATTGCACACTGTGAGCTGCTATTGGCTGGGGGCTACACACCCACTGTTTTCAGCCCTGATACATCCCCAACATGGCAAAATAAGCATGCATGAATCATATCAGACTTCAGTGATATGGAATGAATGagttttaataacatttttttgaCATCTATGTAGCCGGCTATATGTTTTACTTCAATTTCCACACAGCCCGCCATCTACTGGATGACTTCTGGCCCACATTAGTGCTCTCAGCTTGGGGAGAGGAGCCAGGAAAGGAAGGGGGCCTGGCACGGGGCCTAGGCCTTACCACCACCCAgatacaccacacacacacacacacacacacacacacacccacacacacacaacaccacataCTTACGTCAGTGCTTGGGAGAGCTCTTGGCAAGACTTGAAAAGCCTTCACTGGCGTCTCGGCTGCTGCGTACAATTTGCTTCCTCGTCTATCCACACATACatactcacacaaacacacatacatatgcacgCTTGTCTGCAAGTCTGTGGATGATCAGTGCCATTTATTAGACTGTGGGGAAAAAGGCTGGATTGAATGAaagaactcacacacacatacacgcacacacacacacacacacacacacacacgcacacagccctccccttcatccatccaccccCACACCAAGTTAattgcttcctctcctccatctctcttttttcttttttctttcaccgTCAACAGCTTCTGTCTCAAGACCAAGTTCATGTGAATCAGCCTTTTATTTAAACAACATACTCTCCACAAATCGTGTTATCAATAGTTTGTCACTAAGCATACAAAGTTAAAAGCCAAAACGTggctttttatttgtcataaaatattttaaagttaagGTTTAATAGCCCATATATTAAAGTTTGTCAAAGTAGAATCAAATAACCAGGACCATTCCAACAATTTGACACACGCCCATCACCTAGCCTGCAAGAACAATTAAATAACGTCTTCTGTGATTTTGGAGACGagcctgatgatgtcatctgcATTATTACCTCACATGTTATAATTCCCCATAAAAACTGACGAGTCCCCCAATTTTATAGGGGTGTGATACTAAACCTCTGAGCTTCCCCATTAGGAAATAAAGATGGTGGATCAACACTACAGTCCAGGCGCCACTGGAAACAGCTATCTCATGAAATGACGGACTGCTCTAAGACTTTAAAAGTGTCAGTTATTaagctctctctccctctctctctctctcagattcCAGACAGATGCAGTCGTCTCCATCTTGGTCCTACGACCAGTCTTATCCCTACCTTGGCCAAATAACCGCACCCACTGTCCATACGGCCAACCCCCTTTCGCCTGGCCGCTCTTCACTCAGCGACTTGTCCTCTCGACTCACAggtaacacacatgcacacgcccACAAACGGACAGCAGAACTAAGTGAGTAGATTGGTGGATTGTAACCGTTTCCTCTGCCCTCTCTCAGGCCCTGACCTCACAGCCTTTGGAGACCCCAGGATGACCTTGGAACgatctttctcttctcttccctccttgCCTGACTCCCGCTTCTCCGACCCCCGCGTGCACTACCCTCCCACAGCGGCTGCCTTCACCTACGCCCCCTCCCACAACTCTGTCTCCAACAGCGCCCTTGGCATCAGCATGGCGACAGCCATGGCGACCACCCCAGCAGGGAGGTACCACACCTACCTGCCTCCTCCCTATCCTGCGAACACGCCGCACCAGGCTCAGAATGGGCATTTCCAGTCCACCTCCTCACCGTACCACCTGTACTACTCCACCGCTGCTGGATCGTACCAGTTCTCCATGATGgccggaggaggaggcagcagcgaCTCACGCTCCCCTCCAAGGATCCTGCCACCGTGCACCAACGCCTCCACAGGCTCCTCCCTCCTGCACCCGTCATTGCCCAATCAGAATGAAGGCGTGGGCGTTGAGGTGGAGTCTAGCCATAGTAGCTCCCCGACAAACATGGCGGCTGCTGAAGCTGTCTGGAGACCGTACTGAAACAGCCAAGGGAGGATGCTCTTAATAAAGTGCAACGGATATCACCCCCTGGTCATGTGATGGCAGACGCTGAACAACACtgaacacataaatacacaccaATCTGATTACATTACGTGGTTTTCATCTAcacatgggatttgttgacagtaacaaaaatattgaatatcaACAGACTTATACTCACGGCACATCAGTAGAATTAACAAATTCAAACTTGGGCTTGCTGAGCTCAattgaaaacactttttgagttcTGTTCGAAACTGGGACAGTGGTTACTGGTTTCTATTTATGTGGGAAAACCACATTACTGTGCGTCATCACATGACCAGGTGCCATATGCAGGGTGCGCCCACTTTAACAAAAAAGGCTACTGACAAACACTGTTAGTTCAATGAAGAACAAGCAGGGCGACTGACAGATTTAGCAGTGAGGGGACTGATCACAACCCCAGCCTCACTGCAGGATACAAAGAGAGACACGGGactgcaggagagaagagttTCTATGAAACGAAAGGATCTAACCATGGACATGAAAAGCAGCAGGGAAACATTTTGGTTCAACACTGACAAGGTGCATGCAGCAGCACTGGACTGATCTCAATTCAGCTTCCCCTTGTACATTAACAGGACTTTCCCCTcataaatgttgttgttgtgactcGATGATTTGCTCATCCCGAATATTGTAGtggcctgtttgtgttttccttcaccCCTCcgtccatttttctttctcccccatGCTGTTACCACTCCTCTTTGGTTTATGGTTGAAGAACTGAGCCCATCGCCtttcaaagaaaataatgaaacatgaTTACTTCACTCGCTAAAGTAGCTCAAATGGCCTCTGAATCAAATCTGGACAAAAAACAACTGTGACAGTATGCTTCAGCCTCACCCATCAAAACAACTAGTAACTCCGATCTTTAAGACAAGGCTTTGATTATTATGTTTAGCAACTGTAGTCAATTTGagattttccacattttcattacatttattcGGCAGATCCTTTCTTACTCAAGGACTAAAGACCCCGGGTGAAACTGGCAACATTGCGCAAAACTGGCTGAACTGCCCAACGTTGGTTAAGGAGCTTGATTGATTCCATATTTATCATAGATGGCCCCCGGATTCCAGGGAGATTTTTCATCTTCCGAAGGTCTAAATGACGACTCAGATGTTTTTACAGGGGCAACACTtggtatgaaaataaaatttaaactgtgtttgtgtttcatcagcagcttcactccGAGATGACTTGTATTCTGGCCTGCAGACCAGTCTCTGCTCGATGTTGAATGACTCATTTCCTCACTGCACTGAGAAGTCATTACAGTATGAAGTTTTGCAATGTGTTAATTTATTCCCACAATGCCATTTTTGGTAGCGTTTCACGTCTTTGTTcttgtgtgtgagtatgtgtgtgtgtgtatgtgtgggtgtgtgtgtgggtgagtatGTGTATGTTACTTTTACCCATGATCCACAGCTAATTTGTACTGTATATAGCCATGGCTGTAAATTACACTGCATTTTTAATATGGTTTCGTCATCCCTTGCtcgctctgtttctctcttacacacacacagacacacacacacacacacgtgttttattttgaaactgttGATAGTTCACATTTGGTTgtgatttatataaatattcttGAGGAAAATGCAACTGTTGTCCTGTGGTTATTTGTCAGATAATTTGTCTCGTAAttatctttctctttatttcacacacacacacacacacacacacacacacacacacacacacacacacacacacacacacacacacacacacacacacacacacacacacacacacacacacttcctgctcCTGAACAAATTCTACACACAAGCCCCAGCTTGTTCTCTCTGCCAGTTCACACAGACACCGTCATAGAAACCTTCTCCAAAAACTCAGGTGACGCAcatgataaaacattttatacaaCTCCTGTGGCaccagtttaaataaataaagggtGAGTATGTGGATGACTTGGTGGTGACTGTAAATTTTAACCATCTGAGACAGACAACCTGAGACCAAATTGCATGGAGGTGAGACAGTGGGCTGGCCTTTAACATCCTCTCAAACTGTCTCCATTGTCCTTCACACAACTACAGAGGACTCTAAGTGCAACACTGGGAATTCCTTTCATGCGAGACTGTAATGATGACCCTCCACCCTGAATGAGTCTCTGAATGAGAGCAGGTCTGATGCTGTTTGCCAATCGAATGATCCTTTGTTTGAAGTAGACTGTCACCTTGGTATAAACTAAAAACAGATTGGATTGACGGTCACTGGTTGCTTTGTTTGGATGTGTGCAACCACGATAAACAAAAGATGGTTTATTTACTTCAGTCAGACAAACCGAAGTACACCCATCTTCTGTAATGGGTATGTTTTActaatataaaacaacaaaatcttcAAATCAGCACCCCTCCCCTCAAACGGAGGGAGGCTCCCAAAACCAAAATGGCTCTCACACAGATGTCAGTTCATATTTTCACTAAAATAAGAAAGAGGTGGCTCAGTGTGATGGCCCCTGACATGGACTCTTCTGACCAGCTGCTGAAAGAGGACCATGGCGTCCATGTCCTTGTGTCCCACAGGACGAATGAGGTTAAATAAGTTAAAAACCTTTCCTAAATaggaaaaaaattcaaaaaatcAAATCATCTACCCATGTACCCATAGGACTGATAAATGTTAACTGTTTCCTCACAACATCATTGACACTCTGTCAGAAAAGCCATCAGGGGCAGTGATGATTcacaaggacactttggcatgccTAGCAACCAGTGACCCAGTGTGTTGATACATTTGTGACTGTTTATGGGATTAAACACCCACGGGCCAGCTGGAATTTTATCAAGCTCTCAAACAGAGATTGAGATTGTCATTATTCTAATATTTTAACCTTGACAGAAAGTGTAGCTCATGGGAAAAACCAAATCCCCTTTGTTTTCTTGGAAATAAATAACTGGGAAATttataaattaatgaaaatgtctggaaattaGGGGGAATTGTGGTAATCAGTCGATTAACTTTGTCCTTAAGGTGACAGCTGCTGACGttcatttgcttttaaaagtaaagaaaatctTCTTGACATTTCAGTGCATGGTTGTTTGGAGAGGAGAACGGAACAGTCAGTTTGAACGGGACAGCCATGCAGCCTTAGATTGCACTGACATCTAGAGGTCAAACGGCATTCTGGCATCCCAGTGCTTCAAATAcctttaaatctttttattcTAGATAAAAAGGTAAAACTGAGAGTTTACACAGATCTCTAATTCAACGTGTGGTCTCGttttttaattcagatttttaaatgaattagtTTTTCGTTCCCATTCTGACAAATCTGGTTAAACCGgcagttaaagaaaatgaatttgcATTCCTCCGACTAAGTCTTATTAATTGACGGTTCATGAGCTATGATGCAGGTCCATTTGGGGGTCAAAATACTTTCATTCAAACTCATCAGCAATCAAACCGGTCACCGTTTTGATGCTTAAGGCGCTAGTTTTCTGCCTCCAGCCAACCAACGGAGACAGCAATTGATTTCCCAACAGCAGCCACCGTTTGGTGCCTGGCTGAGCTTCAGATGTGATTGATGACCCAGATTATTGACAAATGTGGAAGAAATTAACAGGGAGCAAGAATTTACATAATATCCTATTAATCAATGTGACAGCAGGACAGAGGTGGTGATGGCAAGAAAAGGGGGGCGGCAGCAAACCAGGCCAGTTGttcaaaaatgatttatttatatgtgtgtgatgGTTAAACCGAAGACCTTTGTGTGCAGTCGTGAATCAGGGTGTCCCTGGAGTCTGCAATGGTATGACAAGTTTAGCTGTATTACAAACTttttaaggttcagtgtgtagaatttagtgacatctagtgatgaagttgcatgttgcagctgaatacccctcacctcaccctccccttccaaactctaaagttgtttagtttgtccagtctgggctactgtaaaaaacatggcgacctccgtagagaggaccggctcccgatgtaaatataaagtatttaaatataaagggcccattgtcaatcaatcaatcaatcaaattttatttgtataacccatattcacaaatcacaatttgtctcatagggctttaacaaggtgtgacatcctctgcccttaaccttCAAcaagaacgtagaaacctcagagagagccacatgtgagggatccctctcccaggacggacagaagtgcaatagatgccacattgtagggtaaagaaaacaacaattcatacaatttagatgattagaCACAAgtgaaacatcactaggattattttatattcaatttctgcaaatagatcCCTTTCCCCTAAATCTTACTGAGCTTTTATAGTGAACTCTCTCAGCCTCTACTCCAATCACCAGCCACGACCTGAAACTCCACACACAGAACACGGTGAACAGCACCACCctcaggcagggagggagaacaacagcataaatcacacacactttgcacaCATTATGATGTATGAGTCATAACATACCCATAAACCATAGCCTACAGataagaagaaagaagaagtaTTAACTTAAATCggaaaataatgaatcaatcaatcaatcaatcaaatttaatttgtatagcccatattcacaaatcacaatttgtctcatagggctttaacagggtgtgacatcctctgcccttaaccctcaacaagagtaaggaaaaactagtaaaaaaaaacattttaacagggtaaaaagaaggtagaaacctcagaaacGAAAAAATGatggcattttatttttatgtctgAGGTCTTAAACAGGAAGTTCCGTTTTCCTACGAGCCAATCCGCATCACGCGCGGCTCCTTACGTCAGCACGCTACGCGCCAAATTTGTTTGAGTGCGGAAGGCGCAATAACAAAACGGCAGCTGCTGCCGTCTTCTTCCCGATCAGCCTTTCAGTTTGAGCTACCTTGCTAAACAGCTCCTCGTCAGTATGTCTCAGCAGGCAGGATATTCCCCCAACTTCAAACGACCCGCGGACATTATGcggaagaggtggaggagatccCGAAGTGACGCCGGTGCCCTGTCCAGCCCGAGCGGACAGGAGTCCACTGGCAGCCCGGGACAAAGCGGCTCATCCGCGGCGTGTGTCCGGCCGTTTTCCCCCGGACCGCTGTTCAGCAACCAGAGCCACTCCGGAGGTGGAACCAAACGCAGAAACCCGTTCTCAAGTATCGAAAACACGTACAGCCCcaagaagaaaatacacatttttaacGACGACGTGAAAAGCGCCGCTGCAGACGATCACCAGGAGGAGGACGTGTCAACAAAAAGAGAGTGTCGAGGAGTGTCATCCTTCAGTGCAATCCTGAccgaggcagagagacaggagcACCGAGATGTCCCCTCTAAGGTGTGTGGTTATACTACACTTATAATGcatgtgaagaacacacacacacacacacacacacacacacacacacacacacacacacacacacacacacacacacacacacacacacacacacacctgtctatacatatacatacatccACTTTCCTCAAGTGCATCTCTCTACAAAGGTGTATATCATATACAtattgtctgtatttttattcaatttaaattgtctttattatGTATTGTCCCTGTCAATTGTCTCCCTCATTCtaactatctgctgctgtaatgagTGAATCAACCTCGgcctgggatcaataaagtagtAGTTACTATCCAACCAAACTCTATATTCAAATCAGTGGCTGATCTAgtagtaaataaataatttaaataaaaaaatctgtcattttagtATAAGTATTGTTAATAAATTACTAGTTTATTTGAAACACAGAAAGGAAGACCTACTGACTAAGACAGGACATTGACACTGCAGTGGCCAATCCGATTGTTGCACCCCTGGCCCCGCCTCTGATTCAAACATATAAAGGTGACCCATTGGTTTGACTATTGACTGatctacacagacacacagcagaagTCTCAACCAAAACAATATTGGGGAAACAGTTGTCAAAgttcatattttaatgtttaatgtacTTCCTCAATCAAATTGAACCATATGTTAAATAGTAATGTGACATTACCTACAATTATCTTAAATTGATCAGTACATTAGATACAATAATCCCATATCCTGTGGTTGTTATTCGACTCCCATATGACAAGACAGATGTGTCTTCACTCTGATTATAGAAACaggtcatttgttttctttatttcctgccATACTTTGTCCCATTTCCCCTTCTCACTCGTCTGTCCTCTGCTCTAGaagtgtctcactgtctctgaggatgtctctctgtttgaagaggaggaagaagatgttAAAAGTCCACTGCTGAAGGTTGCATATTTTATCCTGCACTTTTCACATTGTTATTTgtaatacatatatacaaaatgtgtgtctcttcatctctttgaCGTGTTCGTTTAATTGTCCAACCTGTTCTCTCCCCAGAGTCCTCAGGCCATTGCTCCTGCCTCCATAGCGCCCCCCGTCTGCACAGAGTATCCAGCAGACTGGAGCCTGAAGACTCGGCTCCTCTTCACCTCCCCGCTCACCCTGTCGTGGGCCGAGCAGCCCAAAGCCCAGGAGGAAGCTCTGGGGCTCAGCCAGCATTGTAGAGCTCAGTTTACCACCCTGCCTCACACTCTGCAGGTAGCCTTTTTGTGTCATTATTACACGTGACATTACAGTGAGTGACCTTGTGTCTCCCAGGTGATGATTCTCACCCTCTGGTGTCGACGTTTAGTGAGAATCCGTCGCTCAGTGAGTCCCCTCTGTTCCCCCGCAGGATCCCAGGTCCTGCTCGGAGCTTCGCTGTGCCTTCCAGCAGTGTCTGGTCTACTGGCAGCATCCCTCCCTGCCCTGGCTCTCTCTGTTCCCCAGGATCAATGCGGAGAGGCGCTTCACAGGGAAGAGCACCCCCTGGGCACAAAATGCATCACTGCAGCAGAGTCTCATGAGCGAATGGTGAGGCTGGGGATAGTAGTTTTAAGCTCCATCCAAATCACTACTCTAGTGcttttttagactttttataCAACAGAGAGCAGCTTGGATTACGTTTTTCTTTCTGAACCCGTCCATGCCGATTGTCAGACTCAGAATATGTGCGGGGAGGCTGTTCTCTGACGCCACTGGGCCGTCCCACAAACGGATGATGGAGGACAGTGGCCTCTTAAAGGCTGTTTGTGTCGATTGAGCATTGAGCATGTAATTCATGAACCTTTGATTGCCCCTAAGAAGACTCAAAAGTACAAAATTACAAAACTCACGCAAACATACCCAGACAACCTGGAGGCATTGTTTTTATTCCCTCAAGGAACAGAgacacagttgtgttttctgctttccTCAACTATGTGAAAAGTGTTTCAAACAAAAGCCGTTTTGCTCTGCCAACGGCTTCTCTATGATTGACCTTCAACAAGTTCCCAGTGCATGAATAAGAATGAGTGAAAATGTGAACTTGCATATtctaaattatacacacacgcacaattgtcaatcttttttttcagtgttttctctctgttcctctctcctccacaggtcagtcagtctgtcatcTCTCTACAGTCTACTGAAGGCCAGACAGTGTCCTTACTTCTACCTCTGCTCCTATCAGGTAGCTCCTTCAGTTTTCGTACGAATCAAATGCTGTCGTTACAAAGGGGTTACAGCAGAACATTTATCCTGTGTTCTTTTCTGTGGTGTCAGTTTACAGTGTTGTTCAGGGCAGCAGGTCTCGGTGGTTCTAGTCCCATCACAGCCTTGATCTCTCCTACAACTCGAGGTCTCAGAGAGGCAATGAAGGCTGAAGGTGAGTCGCTTCTCGACGCACATTAATGCTGTGATACAGTAACTAGGAGCTGCCAGTTAGATATTAGTTAGAAGTGTTCATATCCTACATAAAGGCCCTAAACCTCATATtcacaaaaaatgatttttctACCCTTTTGAAgaattcattttcagttttgtcatCTCATGGCACCCTTGGAAATGTAGGTGGCATCTGTCAAATGTATTCCCTCCTCTTACAACTGTGTCATCGgatattcatttatataaacTACAGATTATAGTGAACAAAATTATCGTTATTAACAGTGTTATTGGGGTATTGTTCAAATGTgctgaacattttcaaaaactgctgatacACAAACTAAAGTAATTTCAccaagttttatatttaaatgataattCATATTATATAAATAGAAAGACATAGCAATTAATatcaatacaaataatataGCACCAACACCCAATATATAGAGTGATTCTGTAGCCTGCTCTGTAAGATGTTTATTCTACAGTAAAAACTTCCAAATGAATCAAATGTGcatgcaaaaacaacacaaccattatgaacaaagtgtgtgtgtgtgtgtgtgtgtgtgtgtgtgtgtgtgtgtgtgtgtgtgtgtgtgtgtgtgtgtgtgtgtgtgtgtgtgtgtgtgtgtgtgtgtgtgtgtgtgtgtgtgtgtgtgttataacaATACAACCATATTTGTTAACCTTTGTTAAGCGCATGCAATTTGGTGACAGTGCATGCTAACAAATGCTAACTATGGTCAATGTACCAGAAACCCAGTACCAACCAAATCCCCTCTGTAATTATGGTAATTTAAGATGGAAACGGTACATCGTCATTATACCTCAGTATACTGTGGAACTGTTTCCATCCCTAATGTGGGCATCAGATACACAATCGCATCTGGAGGACACAAATGTGGATATCCAGCTGTCAACACTATCGCCCCATTACTTTTGAAGCCATTCcccattatttatttaaataaatacaaacacaaatgtaataGGAAAAGTACAAGCAAAATGTACTGTTATGCATAATCATGTTTTGtcctgtatttttttcttatttgttcaCTTTTTACTTCAAtttgtcccttttttaaaatctgtttagGTATAGAGTTCAGTCTCCCTCTAGtggaggacaggaggaagagcaaGGACCCACAGAACCTGGATGGGCAGGATGGGAAATCGGAGGGGTGAGTCTGACTTCCTGTATCTTCTTTATCTCTTCTTAACTCGACACGAATCCAGCTCGACTCTGTTTTCAGCTGTACTGACTTTTAGAATAGGAGCTCACAGACAGGTTTTCATACTGAAACTCAGGAATTTTTATAAGGCTCCATTATTCAGGgaacaggaaaaacactgttttgGTCTGGACCATACAAAGAATAATGACATGACAGTGCCATAAGTAAAccaaaaaacatctgtattgcCCCCTGGTGCTGTAGTAAAGGTCATACACCCCTTcacctccatgttggcagatgggatCTAAAAATAGGGTGTACGGCAACACACCATGACAACAATACTCACTATAGTTGTTAAAACATCTGGttaatacaattaaataagAGATTGCAAGTGTGGTTTTGATCAATTGAATCAAACTGTATCATATTGGAGTAGGAAAACACCAAATGCATGAGCTGAGGAAGAAGAATATCTGAGTGATTTCAGTATGATTGTGATCATTTCGATTGTAGGTGCTCTGAGCTGAAGGAAGGTGTCGAGTgtcaggaggatgaggagggaggagaagacgGATATAACGATGACGAAGACAGCAGCTTCTCCTGGCTGAAGGAGATGGGAATCCAGGACAAAATCAAGAAGCCCGACAGCATCAGCATACAACTGTATCCTCATAGTTTCCCGACACGGACTGTCTGCGTAACTAACGACCCTTAGCGTTGCTCACACCACACTGCACGTCATGTTCAATGTACAGCAATACGAGTCAAAGCTCCTTGACCACTAGTTCTAGCCGTAAGGAGAGTCACACTGTGTCTCTGGACCACAAACCagagtctgtggtgtgtgtggagggatCTCACACTTTCACCCTCA contains these protein-coding regions:
- the runx1 gene encoding runt-related transcription factor 1 isoform X3, yielding MAEALPLGAQEAGGGAALMGKLRMADRGMVEVISDHPGELVKTDSPNFLCSVLPTHWRCNKTLPIAFKVVALGDIPDGTLVTVMAGNDENYSAELRNATAAIKNQVARFNDLRFVGRSGRGKSFNLTITVFTNPPQVATYQRAIKITVDGPREPRRHRQKMDEVKPGTLAFSERLTELEQLRRSSMRVTPPHHHHHQPSTNPRQALNSATFSSPTHTQLTADSRQMQSSPSWSYDQSYPYLGQITAPTVHTANPLSPGRSSLSDLSSRLTGPDLTAFGDPRMTLERSFSSLPSLPDSRFSDPRVHYPPTAAAFTYAPSHNSVSNSALGISMATAMATTPAGRYHTYLPPPYPANTPHQAQNGHFQSTSSPYHLYYSTAAGSYQFSMMAGGGGSSDSRSPPRILPPCTNASTGSSLLHPSLPNQNEGVGVEVESSHSSSPTNMAAAEAVWRPY
- the LOC117778036 gene encoding protein downstream neighbor of son homolog, coding for MSQQAGYSPNFKRPADIMRKRWRRSRSDAGALSSPSGQESTGSPGQSGSSAACVRPFSPGPLFSNQSHSGGGTKRRNPFSSIENTYSPKKKIHIFNDDVKSAAADDHQEEDVSTKRECRGVSSFSAILTEAERQEHRDVPSKKCLTVSEDVSLFEEEEEDVKSPLLKSPQAIAPASIAPPVCTEYPADWSLKTRLLFTSPLTLSWAEQPKAQEEALGLSQHCRAQFTTLPHTLQDPRSCSELRCAFQQCLVYWQHPSLPWLSLFPRINAERRFTGKSTPWAQNASLQQSLMSEWSVSLSSLYSLLKARQCPYFYLCSYQFTVLFRAAGLGGSSPITALISPTTRGLREAMKAEGIEFSLPLVEDRRKSKDPQNLDGQDGKSEGCSELKEGVECQEDEEGGEDGYNDDEDSSFSWLKEMGIQDKIKKPDSISIQLRKESHTVSLDHKPESVVCVEGSHTFTLINFLINCKSVVAAAGSQAGLPPTLLAPIAFRGATMHTLKARSVNVKCQVGSTFQNISSLEITGPILPSSLHTITNLLRPSQKGNFSATLYTHAPTAVMNACTKQQCTPCSVDLSGCGLHPASLQQLQRPSSLGKTALTHVNLNNYSYTWKN